The DNA segment TGCCCGTTTGGCTCTCGTCCCTCGAGATTGATCCTGATACCGAGTTCGCTCTTCGAGCGAACGTAGGCTTTCGATTCGGGGAAGTCGACCTGCTCGCTCGCCGCACGAATCATCTCGTTGGGAACTCGTCTCCCGATCGGTTCCTTGAGGCCGACCGTATCGAGTGCGTTCGCGATTCGCTGAGTCGTGATCCCGGCCTTCGCGGCAACGTTCATGACGGTCGCGAGGGAACCATCGTCGTGCTTGCCGGCGTCTTCCCCCTCGAGAAGGTCGTTCTCCCAGGCTTTCGACCAGTTGGGCATCCCGTCGCCGCCTTTCTTGGCCTCGAGGTAGCCGTGATCTCGCAGGAATTCGTTGACGCGGAACTCCGTTCCCGTAATTTTGCCCATTCCGTGGTCGCTGACCACGAGCACGTTCTTCGGATCGGTCGTCTCGAGGATGTCCGCCACCTGTTCGTCGACGGCCTGATAGACGGCTTCGATCGCTGCTTTGTCACCCGGTCGCTCGTGGAAAACGGTGTCCGTCTGCTGGAACTGGACGAAGCCGAAGTCGGGGTTCTCCCGCCGGCAGAGGTACTGAAACGCCTCACCTCGGCACTCGATCGTCCGTTCGTAGCCCTCGATGGATTGCTCCGGCGCGTCCGTGCTCTGTGGATAGACGTGGTAGTCGTCGCACGCGAGTTTAACGTCCTCCAGAATCCCCTCTGGGTGACACGGCGGGTCTTCCGGCGCGGTCATTCCCGGAATGAGCGCCCCGTCGAACTCCCGGGGCGGGTGCGTCACCGGCACGTTGACGACGACGCTCGAGCGGCCGTG comes from the Natronorubrum daqingense genome and includes:
- a CDS encoding alkaline phosphatase family protein, whose translation is MDDSTDDRDMQLLVIGLDAGCRSILGPLCEDGKIPTLADLIDRGTSGPLESQIPPWTASAWPSMYTGKNPGKHGVYDFLSFDGYEWDVVNATYVRERPVWELLSEHGRSSVVVNVPVTHPPREFDGALIPGMTAPEDPPCHPEGILEDVKLACDDYHVYPQSTDAPEQSIEGYERTIECRGEAFQYLCRRENPDFGFVQFQQTDTVFHERPGDKAAIEAVYQAVDEQVADILETTDPKNVLVVSDHGMGKITGTEFRVNEFLRDHGYLEAKKGGDGMPNWSKAWENDLLEGEDAGKHDDGSLATVMNVAAKAGITTQRIANALDTVGLKEPIGRRVPNEMIRAASEQVDFPESKAYVRSKSELGIRINLEGREPNGQVAPDEYDEVRQELIDLLSDVRTPDGEAMFEVVAPRELYFDGPHFEDAPDILTVPDDFDNAIVADVGMDHFGEPMEPWNHKQTGFVAATGEDFKDGASLEEATIFDVAPTICTLFDVPIDVEMDGVPLPVVEGSTEESYPEYEPDPISATDDAAVEDRLSDLGYL